Proteins from one Anaerohalosphaeraceae bacterium genomic window:
- a CDS encoding 4Fe-4S dicluster domain-containing protein — protein sequence MSVLKFTPKQFDDFVSAMLKTGQSVMAPQAKNGRFAFGPLASASDLRLDYDVTILPPKKYVLPQVETLLEFEVCGPCRSVQDAQPMILLGVHPYDLIAILQMDELFRQGQYDKHYMDRRCQITIIALDVVTPSANVFASSMGTATVRSGYDILLTVLKDGSILADAATAKGQELIRLAGSSAPASEADLLARKAVWEHNNAVLNKHILLCKPSLLPKVLEQSYNHPVWEEKARLCYSCGSCNQVCPTCYCFDVQDRVNWDLKTGYRFRAWDGCLLENFATVAGNHNFRKDRAARYRHRLYRKGKYVPEKIGGQIACVGCGRCISACTAKIANPVEVYNRLLQDTKLG from the coding sequence ATGAGCGTACTTAAATTTACCCCAAAGCAGTTCGATGACTTCGTATCGGCAATGCTCAAAACCGGTCAGTCTGTCATGGCACCGCAGGCAAAAAACGGCCGTTTCGCCTTCGGACCTCTCGCCTCTGCTTCCGACCTGCGGCTCGATTACGACGTGACCATTCTCCCCCCGAAAAAATACGTCCTGCCGCAGGTGGAAACGCTCCTCGAATTTGAAGTCTGCGGTCCCTGCCGCTCCGTGCAGGACGCTCAGCCGATGATTCTCCTCGGTGTACACCCCTATGACCTGATCGCCATCCTCCAGATGGATGAGTTGTTCCGTCAGGGTCAATATGACAAACATTATATGGACCGCCGCTGCCAGATTACCATTATCGCCCTCGATGTCGTCACCCCCAGCGCCAACGTCTTTGCCTCTTCGATGGGAACCGCCACCGTCCGCAGCGGCTACGATATCCTTCTGACCGTCCTTAAAGACGGTTCAATTCTGGCCGATGCCGCCACCGCCAAAGGACAGGAGCTCATTCGGCTGGCCGGTTCATCCGCCCCCGCCTCCGAGGCCGATTTGCTGGCCCGCAAGGCCGTCTGGGAACACAATAACGCTGTACTGAACAAACATATTCTGCTGTGCAAACCCTCTCTGCTGCCCAAAGTCCTTGAACAAAGCTACAATCATCCCGTCTGGGAGGAAAAAGCACGGCTGTGCTATTCCTGCGGCTCCTGCAATCAAGTCTGTCCCACCTGCTACTGCTTCGATGTGCAGGACCGCGTCAACTGGGACCTGAAAACCGGATACCGATTCCGTGCCTGGGACGGCTGCCTGCTGGAAAACTTCGCCACCGTCGCAGGCAATCACAACTTCCGCAAAGATCGAGCCGCCCGCTACCGCCACCGGCTGTATCGAAAAGGCAAATACGTGCCCGAAAAAATCGGCGGGCAAATCGCCTGCGTCGGCTGCGGGCGATGCATTTCCGCCTGCACGGCCAAGATCGCCAACCCCGTCGAAGTGTACAATCGTCTTCTTCAGGATACAAAACTCGGCTGA
- a CDS encoding FAD/NAD(P)-binding protein: protein MCECCSGHPDIYLPQMATITKRRMLNGTELFLHLEMDSGQDLSYKPGQFVEVSLAGIGEAPISISSSPTQRGLELVVRNVGSLTKAIHKLQVGDKLGIRGPYGTTYPIEEAKGKDLVFICGGIGLVPQRSFIRYALDHRSDYGKIIVLIGTKCYSMRLFREEIALWQERKDMTVLETIDEAHDCWDGNVGVVTTLIPKIENELPGSLVLICGPPIMYKFVLISLAEAQVPEENIYVNLERRMKCGVGKCGHCQINDKYVCQDGPVFRYSDLALVPEAI, encoded by the coding sequence ATGTGTGAATGCTGCAGCGGCCATCCGGACATCTATCTGCCCCAGATGGCTACCATCACCAAACGCCGGATGCTCAACGGAACCGAGCTGTTCCTGCATCTGGAAATGGATTCCGGACAGGACCTTTCGTACAAACCCGGCCAATTCGTCGAGGTCTCACTGGCCGGCATCGGAGAAGCCCCTATTTCCATTTCCTCTTCCCCGACTCAACGAGGCCTTGAACTGGTCGTCCGAAACGTCGGCAGTCTCACCAAAGCCATCCACAAACTTCAGGTCGGCGATAAACTGGGCATCCGGGGCCCCTACGGAACAACTTATCCCATCGAAGAAGCCAAAGGCAAAGACCTGGTCTTTATCTGCGGCGGCATCGGACTGGTTCCCCAGCGCTCGTTCATCCGCTACGCCCTCGATCACCGAAGCGACTACGGGAAAATCATCGTCCTGATCGGCACCAAGTGCTATTCCATGCGGCTGTTCCGCGAGGAAATCGCTCTTTGGCAGGAACGCAAAGACATGACCGTGCTGGAAACCATCGACGAAGCCCACGACTGCTGGGACGGCAACGTCGGCGTCGTCACCACCCTGATCCCCAAGATTGAAAACGAACTGCCCGGCAGTCTGGTTCTGATTTGCGGACCGCCGATTATGTACAAATTCGTCTTGATTTCCCTGGCCGAAGCACAAGTCCCCGAAGAAAACATCTACGTCAACCTCGAACGCCGGATGAAATGCGGTGTCGGCAAGTGCGGCCATTGTCAAATAAACGATAAATATGTCTGTCAGGATGGGCCGGTGTTCCGCTACAGCGACCTGGCCCTCGTACCGGAGGCCATCTAA
- a CDS encoding Ni/Fe hydrogenase subunit alpha: protein MSANIQINVHHVTRLEGHGNIVVNIRNGTIEKCQWQVPEAPRFFEAMVRGRRWDDIQTIVSRICGICSITHSLASTKAVEDALGLQVSEQTDMLRILMHYSEQLQSHTLHVGYLVAPDLFGEKSVVPLVAKAPDAVKKIIKAHRIANQWSDLLTGRTTHPVTLTPGGMTKIPTAQELKDLQKTLKEAVPDLVAICEVVHSVADRMPAFERPTEYISLRQDNPPTYTFYHGDIVSSDGYGPVHIRDWESVANEYVSPQSTAKWCRWHRDSYAVGALARFNNNGHLLSPLGKKVADMFGLRKGCCNPFMNNVAQLAEAAHVVEVSIELIDKLLTRGLKDEKVKVTPRAGRGSGCVEAPRGILFHTYEFNKKGECIAANICIPTNQNHANIQKDFEKFVPEYMHLGEDGLRHGMEMLVRSYDPCISCSTHMLNVTFVK, encoded by the coding sequence ATGAGCGCCAATATCCAGATTAACGTTCATCACGTCACGCGTCTTGAAGGCCACGGCAATATCGTCGTTAACATCCGAAACGGCACCATCGAAAAGTGCCAGTGGCAGGTTCCGGAGGCCCCGCGCTTCTTTGAAGCGATGGTCCGCGGACGCCGATGGGACGATATTCAGACCATCGTCAGCCGAATCTGCGGCATCTGCTCCATCACCCACTCCCTGGCCTCCACCAAGGCGGTCGAAGATGCCCTCGGGCTGCAGGTTTCCGAACAGACCGACATGCTCCGCATCCTGATGCACTACTCCGAACAGCTCCAGAGCCACACGCTTCACGTCGGCTATCTGGTGGCCCCCGACCTTTTCGGCGAAAAATCCGTCGTCCCGCTGGTTGCCAAAGCCCCCGATGCCGTCAAAAAAATCATCAAGGCCCACCGCATCGCCAATCAGTGGTCCGACCTGCTGACCGGACGGACCACCCACCCGGTCACACTCACACCGGGGGGAATGACCAAAATCCCGACTGCTCAGGAGCTCAAAGACCTCCAGAAAACCCTCAAAGAGGCCGTGCCGGATTTGGTGGCCATCTGCGAAGTCGTCCACAGCGTCGCCGACCGGATGCCCGCCTTCGAACGGCCCACGGAATACATCTCGCTCCGGCAGGACAATCCGCCGACCTATACTTTCTATCACGGCGATATCGTCTCCAGCGACGGCTACGGCCCCGTTCACATTCGCGACTGGGAAAGCGTCGCCAACGAATATGTCAGCCCGCAGTCCACGGCCAAATGGTGCCGCTGGCACCGCGACTCCTACGCCGTCGGCGCCCTGGCACGCTTCAACAACAACGGCCATCTGCTCAGTCCGCTGGGCAAGAAAGTCGCCGATATGTTCGGCCTCAGGAAGGGCTGCTGCAATCCGTTTATGAACAACGTCGCGCAGCTGGCCGAGGCCGCCCATGTCGTCGAGGTGAGCATCGAACTGATTGACAAGCTCCTGACCAGGGGGCTCAAAGACGAAAAGGTGAAAGTCACCCCGCGGGCCGGGCGCGGCAGCGGCTGCGTCGAAGCCCCGCGCGGCATCCTCTTCCACACCTACGAGTTTAACAAAAAAGGCGAATGCATTGCGGCCAACATCTGCATTCCGACCAACCAGAACCACGCCAACATCCAGAAGGATTTCGAAAAATTCGTGCCTGAATATATGCATCTGGGCGAAGACGGCCTGCGGCACGGGATGGAAATGCTGGTCCGCTCCTATGACCCCTGCATCTCCTGTTCAACCCATATGCTCAATGTTACCTTCGTCAAATAA
- a CDS encoding hydrogenase maturation protease, whose amino-acid sequence MAKETIVIGLGNPLMADEGIGVVLIERLEALAREGKIPGTDRIQFYDGGTGGLNLLHVLAGRRKAVLIDCARMGTEPGTIRRFTPDQVQTIKQLTHLSLHEVDILKVLDISRQLDECPNEVVFFGIEPLEIRQRMSLSPLLHAQIPHYLQTLLRELSLSSDLDS is encoded by the coding sequence ATGGCAAAAGAAACCATCGTTATCGGGCTGGGCAATCCGCTGATGGCCGACGAGGGCATCGGGGTCGTCCTGATTGAGCGGCTGGAAGCCCTTGCGCGAGAAGGCAAAATCCCCGGCACTGACCGCATCCAGTTTTATGACGGCGGAACCGGCGGGCTGAATCTGCTTCATGTTCTGGCGGGCCGCCGAAAAGCCGTCCTGATCGACTGTGCCCGGATGGGAACCGAACCCGGCACCATCCGACGCTTCACCCCCGACCAGGTCCAAACCATAAAGCAGCTGACGCACCTGTCCCTTCACGAAGTTGATATCCTCAAAGTTCTTGACATTTCGCGTCAACTGGATGAATGCCCCAATGAGGTCGTCTTCTTCGGGATTGAACCGCTGGAAATCCGCCAGCGAATGTCTCTGTCCCCCCTTCTGCATGCTCAAATCCCGCATTATCTTCAAACCCTTCTGAGGGAACTTTCCTTGTCGTCTGATTTGGATTCTTAA
- a CDS encoding cupin domain-containing protein → MAVQAFVAELNNRKDYQRVIDPAYTCGMKAGRVWLEPGTDCGVHSTEDREEALIFLSGRGTARIKGKDFAVGEGRVCYIPPHTEHNIINTGSEPLVYIFCVAPVLEKKKGE, encoded by the coding sequence ATGGCTGTCCAGGCATTTGTAGCAGAGCTGAATAACCGAAAAGATTATCAGCGGGTGATCGACCCGGCTTATACCTGCGGAATGAAGGCCGGAAGGGTTTGGCTGGAGCCCGGGACTGACTGCGGGGTCCATTCTACCGAGGACCGCGAGGAGGCACTGATTTTTCTGTCCGGCCGGGGAACAGCCCGGATCAAAGGGAAGGACTTCGCTGTCGGCGAGGGCAGGGTTTGCTACATTCCGCCCCATACGGAACACAATATTATCAATACCGGTTCGGAGCCGCTGGTTTATATATTTTGTGTCGCGCCGGTTCTCGAAAAAAAGAAAGGAGAATAA